The following are encoded in a window of Caldicellulosiruptor danielii genomic DNA:
- a CDS encoding DeoR family transcriptional regulator — protein MLVAERLKKIKEILLQKKHIDVATLAELLNVSEVTIRRDLDKLESEGFLIKTYGRCNFERRGNKASITNYRRKFRKRSNCKGLFIHD, from the coding sequence ATGCTTGTTGCTGAGAGGTTAAAGAAAATAAAAGAGATTTTGCTGCAAAAAAAGCACATTGATGTTGCAACGCTTGCTGAGCTTTTGAATGTCTCTGAGGTGACAATAAGGCGGGATTTAGACAAGCTTGAGAGCGAAGGTTTTTTGATAAAAACCTATGGGCGGTGCAATTTTGAAAGAAGAGGCAACAAAGCTTCTATCACCAATTATAGAAGAAAATTCAGAAAAAGAAGCAATTGCAAAGGTTTGTTCATACATGATTGA
- a CDS encoding DeoR/GlpR transcriptional regulator has protein sequence MKEEATKLLSPIIEENSEKEAIAKVCSYMIEDNQAIILTGGNICRLVPKYIKDKKNIIVLTNDLLLALECGKLSIQTIVTGGYLIGNTFMLAGPMLVNPNMDIFVDKAFIEVDGVSLERGFTVNNVEFANAYKYFKSISKETIIVADSSKFDKISLFQIAKVDEIKKVISDTNVPDEYKSFFFENGTQIFCSFDFSDLEREV, from the coding sequence TTGAAAGAAGAGGCAACAAAGCTTCTATCACCAATTATAGAAGAAAATTCAGAAAAAGAAGCAATTGCAAAGGTTTGTTCATACATGATTGAGGACAATCAGGCAATAATCTTAACAGGTGGTAATATATGCCGGCTTGTGCCAAAGTATATAAAAGATAAAAAGAACATAATAGTTTTAACAAATGACCTTCTGCTGGCGTTAGAGTGTGGAAAACTTTCAATCCAGACAATTGTGACAGGCGGATACCTCATTGGAAATACATTTATGTTGGCAGGGCCAATGCTTGTAAATCCTAATATGGACATATTTGTGGACAAGGCGTTCATAGAGGTTGATGGAGTGTCCTTAGAGCGCGGTTTTACTGTCAACAATGTTGAGTTTGCAAATGCTTATAAATACTTTAAATCTATCTCAAAAGAAACAATTATTGTTGCTGACTCCTCCAAGTTTGATAAAATTTCTCTTTTCCAGATTGCAAAGGTTGATGAAATCAAAAAGGTGATAAGCGACACAAATGTGCCTGATGAATATAAATCCTTCTTCTTTGAAAATGGAACACAGATTTTTTGCAGTTTTGACTTTTCTGACCTTGAAAGAGAGGTTTGA
- a CDS encoding sugar ABC transporter ATP-binding protein codes for MCLMNINPSSLKMEHRFFAVLTFLTLKERFEAVMSIVLENVSKKFEEFYALKRINLEFFEGEVHVILGKNGSGKTTLTKVINGTCQPSEGKVIVDGKAFSSLNPLLAKSLGIFTVHQELLYFPHLSVAENIFIENKPKNSLGFISTKKMIKLSSEILAKMGVNINPEAICKNLGTSQLQVIEICRALVQDAKAIIFDEPTAGLTSYEIENLFRIIKELKQKGIIIIFVTNMVEEALSIADRITILRDGEVVASDKVTSFNLNRVISLIFGRINRTYPKLKVEKGPVIFSVKNLTKSGIIEDISFEVRSGEVYGIAGLVGSGRSFLAKALFGAEKVDSGEIYIKGNLLKLSSPSDAIKNGIAFMSEDRIGTGLFKTLNIADNIISSNIWNIVNGFFIDSSRQEKIANFFIKRLGIKPKEISQKIATLSGGNQQKVLIAKWLFSQSIVFILDEPTKGLDLASKVEVYNIINELARIGCAIIFISSEFSELIGMCDRILVLREGKKVHEFSKKEMDYDRILKSAMGILEHK; via the coding sequence ATGTGCCTGATGAATATAAATCCTTCTTCTTTGAAAATGGAACACAGATTTTTTGCAGTTTTGACTTTTCTGACCTTGAAAGAGAGGTTTGAAGCTGTTATGTCAATTGTTTTAGAAAATGTATCAAAGAAGTTTGAAGAGTTTTATGCCCTAAAGAGAATAAACCTTGAGTTTTTTGAAGGCGAAGTGCATGTAATATTAGGTAAAAACGGTTCTGGCAAAACTACTCTAACAAAGGTTATAAACGGAACATGTCAGCCATCTGAGGGAAAAGTTATAGTAGATGGCAAGGCTTTTTCAAGCCTAAATCCTCTTTTGGCAAAGTCGCTTGGGATTTTCACTGTGCATCAGGAGCTTTTGTACTTTCCCCACCTTTCTGTTGCAGAAAATATCTTCATTGAAAATAAGCCAAAAAACAGTCTTGGATTTATCAGTACAAAAAAGATGATAAAGCTCTCTTCTGAAATCCTTGCTAAAATGGGTGTTAATATTAATCCAGAGGCAATCTGCAAAAACCTTGGCACATCTCAGCTTCAGGTGATAGAGATTTGCCGTGCACTTGTACAAGATGCAAAGGCAATTATTTTTGATGAGCCAACAGCCGGCCTTACTTCGTATGAGATAGAAAACCTCTTTAGAATCATCAAAGAGCTCAAGCAAAAAGGAATCATCATTATTTTTGTTACAAACATGGTGGAAGAAGCACTTTCTATTGCTGATAGAATAACCATCCTGCGCGACGGTGAGGTTGTGGCATCTGATAAAGTGACAAGTTTTAATCTAAACAGAGTAATTTCCCTCATATTTGGAAGAATAAACAGAACATATCCAAAGCTAAAAGTAGAAAAAGGACCGGTTATTTTTAGTGTTAAAAATTTAACTAAGTCTGGTATAATAGAGGATATATCATTTGAGGTAAGAAGCGGTGAGGTGTATGGAATAGCAGGGCTTGTTGGGTCTGGTAGAAGCTTTCTGGCAAAAGCACTTTTTGGTGCCGAAAAGGTAGACTCAGGTGAGATTTATATTAAAGGAAATCTTTTGAAGCTTTCAAGCCCATCTGATGCAATCAAAAATGGCATTGCGTTTATGAGCGAAGATAGGATTGGTACAGGGCTTTTTAAGACTTTGAACATTGCAGATAACATCATCTCATCTAATATCTGGAATATTGTAAATGGGTTTTTCATTGACTCATCACGTCAGGAGAAGATTGCAAATTTTTTTATAAAGCGGCTTGGGATAAAGCCAAAGGAAATATCTCAAAAGATAGCAACTCTTTCTGGTGGTAATCAGCAAAAGGTCTTGATTGCAAAGTGGTTATTTTCCCAGTCGATAGTGTTTATTTTGGATGAGCCAACAAAGGGTTTGGATTTAGCATCAAAGGTTGAGGTATATAACATCATAAACGAACTTGCGCGAATTGGCTGTGCGATTATCTTTATCTCCTCTGAATTTTCAGAGCTAATTGGCATGTGTGATAGGATTTTGGTTTTGAGAGAGGGCAAAAAAGTTCATGAGTTTTCTAAGAAGGAAATGGACTATGATAGAATTTTAAAAAGTGCAATGGGAATTTTAGAACATAAATAA
- a CDS encoding SPOCS domain-containing protein translates to MEIQKGCAYLGIIEPHEYDDVKKTHVYKQVLTKAEFEIPESKPEIEDFSSIVMQITRKKCKLICGPLGDKIVVSGTINLNVMYTAANPQQSVHNVHLCHDVDAFINIKCLEETHKSFCGCCDVKMYIEWADLEVVDKRKIKGCFLVLITAKCKSVK, encoded by the coding sequence ATGGAAATACAAAAAGGTTGTGCATACTTAGGGATAATTGAGCCACATGAGTATGACGATGTAAAAAAGACACATGTTTATAAACAAGTGCTGACAAAGGCCGAGTTTGAAATTCCAGAGTCAAAGCCAGAGATAGAAGATTTTTCGTCCATTGTGATGCAGATTACAAGAAAAAAATGTAAGCTAATTTGTGGACCACTTGGTGACAAAATAGTTGTCTCAGGTACAATAAACTTAAATGTGATGTACACAGCTGCAAACCCTCAGCAGTCTGTTCACAATGTACATTTGTGCCACGATGTTGATGCTTTTATAAACATCAAATGCTTGGAAGAAACTCACAAAAGCTTTTGTGGCTGCTGTGATGTTAAGATGTACATTGAATGGGCTGATCTTGAGGTAGTAGACAAAAGAAAAATCAAAGGGTGCTTTTTAGTGTTGATAACTGCCAAGTGCAAGTCTGTAAAGTAA
- a CDS encoding DUF3794 domain-containing protein, with product MLRNFVDIIGIADPSSFPTLLPTNPNTEYIVEEKLTIPQEKPDVEQINTVLIEAKVTDSRVIPTPVGLKIVVDGELKQKIIYTANVPEQSVHSVLYTEPFCTFIEVPLKLPAGTNTLQLLQTLGITLNDVLVGKPNVLIEDVTVSLLDPRTIEKCTVLFIWATLNAALSTVLG from the coding sequence ATGCTTAGAAATTTTGTTGACATAATCGGAATTGCAGACCCATCAAGCTTTCCGACTTTACTTCCGACAAATCCTAACACAGAATATATTGTAGAAGAAAAGCTCACGATTCCTCAAGAAAAGCCTGATGTTGAGCAAATAAACACAGTTTTGATTGAAGCAAAGGTGACAGACTCAAGAGTAATTCCTACACCCGTTGGACTAAAAATTGTTGTTGATGGGGAGCTAAAACAAAAGATCATATACACAGCCAATGTCCCTGAGCAGTCTGTTCACTCTGTTTTGTACACAGAGCCATTTTGCACATTCATTGAAGTGCCACTTAAGCTTCCTGCTGGTACAAACACATTGCAGCTTTTGCAGACATTAGGTATCACTTTAAACGATGTTTTGGTTGGAAAACCCAACGTGCTGATTGAAGATGTGACAGTATCACTTCTTGATCCAAGAACAATTGAAAAATGCACAGTCCTTTTCATCTGGGCAACATTAAATGCTGCGCTATCAACTGTACTTGGCTAA
- a CDS encoding DUF3794 domain-containing protein — MLKNFVSIEGVANVSEFPTLTTLDRYNQFEVEEQVTIPAEKPEMEQIVSVMVEASIKNYYAIATPTGLKVIIEGELKQKITYVANEPTQSIHSAMFITDFCNFIDIPLNLPSGQNVLNLLQTLGITLDDVISVPPNIIIEDFSISQIDTRKAKKCTILFAWVRVNALLATYLPA; from the coding sequence ATGCTCAAAAACTTTGTCAGTATTGAAGGGGTTGCAAATGTATCTGAATTTCCCACACTTACAACTCTTGATAGATACAATCAGTTTGAGGTTGAAGAACAAGTTACAATACCTGCAGAAAAGCCTGAGATGGAGCAAATTGTATCTGTTATGGTAGAGGCAAGCATAAAAAACTACTATGCAATTGCAACACCAACTGGACTGAAAGTAATTATCGAAGGTGAACTTAAGCAAAAGATAACATATGTTGCAAATGAACCTACACAGTCTATTCACTCAGCAATGTTTATAACAGACTTTTGCAACTTTATAGATATACCGCTCAATCTTCCATCTGGTCAGAATGTACTAAACCTTTTGCAAACTCTTGGAATTACCTTAGATGATGTAATCAGCGTACCACCTAATATCATTATAGAAGACTTTTCTATATCCCAGATTGACACAAGAAAAGCCAAAAAATGTACAATACTCTTTGCATGGGTAAGAGTAAACGCGTTATTGGCAACCTACTTACCAGCTTAG
- a CDS encoding VanZ family protein, which translates to MLIIFSLSSQPAKESNELSKSVTKQIIKATQKVGVPNVQIEPRKNIINKLNDVVREYAHAMVYLVLGILVANAFVVSGIKGSKSFLFFLLFCILYAITDEIHQLFVPGRGTEVYDVLIDGIGALIGIGLYKFIFKIYHTLKPKP; encoded by the coding sequence TTGCTCATTATTTTCTCTTTATCTTCCCAACCTGCAAAAGAATCTAATGAGCTTAGCAAAAGTGTAACCAAGCAAATTATCAAAGCAACGCAAAAGGTAGGTGTTCCTAACGTTCAAATTGAACCAAGAAAAAACATAATAAACAAACTCAATGATGTTGTAAGGGAATATGCCCATGCCATGGTTTATTTGGTATTGGGCATATTGGTGGCGAATGCATTTGTGGTAAGTGGAATTAAAGGTTCTAAATCCTTTTTATTTTTTCTTCTATTTTGCATACTTTATGCCATAACTGATGAAATACACCAGCTATTCGTACCAGGCAGAGGTACAGAGGTTTATGATGTTTTAATTGATGGTATTGGAGCTTTGATAGGAATTGGACTTTACAAATTCATCTTTAAAATATACCACACACTAAAACCAAAACCCTAA
- a CDS encoding IS110 family transposase — MKYTQNEKILQVTERTLVVGVDIAKERHVGRAFDFRGVELGKRIEFENNNEGIEKFLDWADKIMKANGKNDVIVGIEPTGHYWLCFEQYLRERGIKVVLVNPFHVKRSKELDDNTQSKSDIKNPKTIAMLVKDGRYTQPNIPEGIYAEMRVAMNIYERLQKRINVLKNQIINWLDIYFPEFLEVFCDWEGKVALLTLKEMPLPCEVVEKGLEGILATWAGKVDKRAMSRRKAAELVEVAKRSIGKREGRKLARQEMRYLIEEYELLRKQIEEIEAEMAELLKEVPNGEELLNIKGVGVKTAVGFISEVGDIKKYEDAKQIQKLAGLNIVENSSGKHKGQTCISKRGRGRLRSVLFRAMITIVAKNEEFKELHRYYTTRETNALKKKQSLIALCCKLIRIFYAILKKGVKYDGSKMLSDIKRSALAKAV, encoded by the coding sequence TTGAAGTATACACAAAATGAGAAGATATTACAAGTCACAGAAAGGACTTTGGTTGTAGGAGTAGATATAGCAAAGGAAAGACATGTTGGTAGAGCATTTGACTTTAGAGGAGTGGAGCTTGGCAAGAGAATAGAGTTTGAAAACAATAACGAAGGTATAGAGAAATTTTTGGATTGGGCAGATAAGATAATGAAAGCCAATGGCAAGAATGATGTAATAGTAGGGATAGAACCTACAGGGCATTACTGGTTGTGTTTTGAACAGTATTTGAGAGAAAGAGGCATAAAAGTAGTTTTAGTGAATCCTTTTCACGTGAAGAGGAGTAAAGAGCTTGATGATAATACCCAAAGTAAGAGTGATATAAAGAACCCAAAAACGATAGCGATGCTTGTGAAAGATGGTAGATACACACAGCCAAATATACCTGAGGGCATATATGCTGAGATGAGAGTAGCAATGAATATATATGAAAGGCTTCAAAAACGAATAAACGTTTTAAAGAATCAAATAATCAACTGGCTGGATATTTATTTTCCAGAGTTTTTAGAAGTATTTTGTGATTGGGAAGGCAAAGTTGCGCTGTTGACACTAAAAGAGATGCCATTGCCTTGTGAGGTGGTAGAAAAAGGATTGGAAGGGATTTTAGCCACATGGGCAGGAAAAGTAGATAAAAGAGCTATGAGTAGAAGAAAAGCAGCTGAATTAGTAGAAGTAGCGAAGAGGAGTATAGGTAAAAGAGAAGGTAGAAAGCTGGCAAGACAAGAGATGAGATATTTAATTGAGGAATATGAGCTTTTGAGGAAACAAATAGAGGAGATAGAAGCTGAGATGGCAGAATTATTGAAGGAAGTGCCAAATGGTGAGGAATTACTTAATATCAAGGGAGTGGGGGTGAAAACAGCAGTAGGTTTTATTTCTGAAGTTGGGGATATAAAAAAGTATGAGGATGCGAAGCAAATTCAGAAATTAGCAGGACTTAATATAGTTGAGAATAGTTCTGGGAAGCATAAGGGACAGACGTGTATAAGCAAAAGAGGGCGAGGAAGGTTGAGGAGCGTATTGTTTAGGGCTATGATTACGATAGTAGCAAAGAATGAAGAATTTAAAGAGTTGCATAGGTATTACACGACACGAGAGACTAATGCGCTAAAGAAGAAGCAATCGTTGATAGCGCTATGTTGTAAGTTGATAAGGATATTTTATGCAATTTTGAAGAAGGGCGTAAAATATGATGGTAGCAAAATGTTAAGTGATATAAAAAGATCGGCATTAGCAAAGGCGGTATAG
- a CDS encoding glycosyltransferase yields MKKLSDCILIIVGDGNDMYYYKKYATDKKLDNVIFVGRVIENVDCYYQVADIFIMPCQGGLALNQAMIHQKPIICGKADGSEYDLVINGYNGFRDENLTPDKIVTYVEEIKKIGIEKMGKNSLSILFEKEILFEKFVERFVKGIININILGE; encoded by the coding sequence ATGAAAAAACTTTCTGATTGCATTCTGATTATTGTAGGCGATGGTAATGACATGTATTATTACAAGAAATATGCAACTGATAAGAAGTTAGATAATGTAATATTTGTTGGTAGAGTAATTGAAAATGTAGACTGTTATTACCAAGTTGCCGATATATTTATTATGCCTTGTCAGGGTGGTTTAGCATTGAACCAAGCCATGATTCATCAAAAACCCATAATTTGCGGTAAAGCAGATGGGAGCGAATACGATTTAGTAATAAATGGATATAATGGATTTAGAGATGAGAATTTGACTCCAGACAAGATAGTGACATATGTTGAGGAAATTAAAAAAATAGGAATAGAAAAAATGGGGAAAAATTCGTTGAGTATTTTATTTGAGAAAGAAATTTTATTCGAAAAATTTGTTGAGAGATTTGTAAAGGGGATTATTAATATAAATATATTGGGGGAGTAG
- a CDS encoding glycosyltransferase family 4 protein translates to MEKKNIEVFFAFGETKQQVGRTGKKFNSVELENKIYCPYVEISLFNRNIRLNKRVISVIFKIKPDVVIFEGIVSNISNWVIVLLSKVLKIKIVAWVLGWEGKRSFTRRLLLKVLYKNVDVFFAYNTSSKKYLNKLGVRDDKIVVLYNTINEHNILKNIEKIKQQAGEIKKKMNLGERIVLLYCGAVIREKK, encoded by the coding sequence ATTGAAAAAAAGAACATTGAAGTATTTTTTGCTTTTGGGGAAACAAAACAACAAGTTGGTAGAACCGGAAAAAAGTTTAATAGTGTTGAATTAGAAAATAAGATATATTGCCCATATGTTGAAATAAGTCTATTTAATAGAAATATAAGGCTAAATAAAAGAGTTATTTCCGTCATATTCAAAATAAAGCCTGATGTTGTAATATTTGAGGGTATAGTGAGTAATATTAGTAATTGGGTAATTGTATTACTTTCCAAAGTCTTAAAAATAAAAATTGTTGCATGGGTTCTGGGCTGGGAAGGGAAAAGAAGTTTTACAAGAAGATTGCTATTAAAGGTGTTATATAAAAATGTAGATGTTTTCTTCGCTTATAATACATCGTCTAAAAAATATTTAAATAAATTGGGTGTGAGGGATGATAAGATTGTAGTACTTTATAACACTATAAATGAACATAATATATTAAAAAACATAGAAAAGATAAAACAACAAGCAGGAGAAATAAAGAAAAAGATGAATTTAGGCGAAAGAATAGTTTTACTCTATTGTGGAGCTGTGATCAGAGAAAAAAAATAG
- a CDS encoding glycosyltransferase family 4 protein, whose protein sequence is MNIGFVSVWMERGAAYVTKTYIDILKEKHNVYVYGRGGEKYEKEMLPWANYNVTWGYRVGGTRIIWEHFKKWLLKNKIELVFFNEQREVDVVTKLKKFFPEIKIGTYVDYYKEDSVHEFYLYDFLICNTKRHYEVFSNHPQAFYVKWGVDCKLFRPIEKKENNELVFFHSAGMSNRKGTDLLIRTFIKYRLYEKSKLIVHTQRDLDFLPANINDYNIEIINKTVTAPGLYYLGDVYVYPTYLDGLGLTIYEALACGLPVIATDYAPMNEIINDEVGKLVKVKKIYCRADGYYWPLTICDEEELAKAMMFYVDNFEMLKIFKEKARRYAEQELNIEDRKRQIMDIFESTYIMKMNKQELELLEKEIVARRVKIMKNTIFDLLPDTLKMIIGRFVKV, encoded by the coding sequence ATGAATATTGGATTTGTATCAGTGTGGATGGAAAGGGGAGCGGCATATGTAACTAAGACATATATAGATATTCTCAAAGAAAAACATAATGTGTATGTATATGGAAGAGGTGGCGAAAAATACGAAAAAGAAATGTTACCATGGGCTAATTACAATGTTACATGGGGCTATCGAGTGGGTGGTACCCGTATAATATGGGAGCATTTTAAAAAGTGGTTGTTAAAAAATAAAATCGAGTTGGTGTTTTTTAATGAACAGAGAGAAGTAGATGTAGTTACTAAGTTAAAAAAATTTTTTCCTGAAATAAAAATAGGAACATATGTAGATTATTATAAGGAAGACAGCGTGCATGAGTTTTACTTATATGACTTTTTGATTTGCAATACAAAAAGGCATTACGAAGTTTTCAGTAACCATCCTCAAGCTTTTTATGTCAAGTGGGGCGTTGATTGTAAACTATTTCGGCCTATTGAGAAAAAGGAAAACAATGAATTAGTATTTTTTCACTCTGCAGGTATGTCCAATAGAAAAGGAACAGATCTTTTAATAAGGACTTTTATCAAATATAGACTTTATGAAAAATCAAAATTAATAGTACATACACAACGTGATTTAGATTTTTTGCCGGCAAATATTAATGACTACAATATTGAGATAATTAATAAAACTGTAACAGCTCCAGGATTATATTATTTAGGCGATGTCTATGTATATCCTACGTATCTTGATGGATTGGGCTTAACGATTTACGAGGCTTTAGCATGTGGACTACCAGTAATTGCCACTGATTATGCTCCAATGAACGAGATAATAAATGATGAAGTTGGTAAGTTAGTGAAAGTTAAAAAAATATATTGTAGAGCTGATGGATATTATTGGCCTTTAACTATATGCGATGAAGAAGAATTAGCAAAAGCAATGATGTTCTATGTTGACAACTTCGAAATGTTAAAGATATTTAAAGAAAAGGCGAGAAGATACGCTGAGCAAGAGTTAAATATCGAAGATAGAAAAAGACAAATAATGGATATTTTTGAAAGTACCTATATAATGAAGATGAATAAACAAGAACTAGAATTACTTGAAAAAGAAATTGTAGCAAGAAGAGTAAAAATAATGAAAAACACTATATTTGATTTATTGCCAGATACACTAAAAATGATAATTGGCCGTTTTGTGAAGGTGTAG
- a CDS encoding glycosyltransferase — protein MRIFHIGIFEDHELGGDIIFNKGFIRNGVEVVNFDYRSYAKKYGLQRMNKEILERCTDNFDIVFIGKGELILPDTLREIKRKRLVTSLWFGDICVNPPEFLKYLLPYVDFFFMTSKGRMLRKYYSICRPKVGSYIINPVDPDLAYKYNLKVTKDLDIIFTGNFYKQISSERREVIYYLLNRKDVSFFGTLEKLLLWDKRFLMFLKKKYLERRFHPCVRGTEYINIIKRAKIGVGANNFFNVEGYFSDRLMHYGTFGTFFISNYFPGIEHLFEIGRDIVVYRNIDELDKFINYYLHNDEERETIANNLKSKLLEEYNNTKICKLILEIIQNGKSDLYEWIEIVK, from the coding sequence GTGAGAATTTTTCATATTGGGATATTTGAGGATCATGAATTGGGTGGCGATATTATTTTTAATAAAGGATTTATCAGAAATGGAGTAGAAGTCGTGAATTTTGATTATAGAAGTTATGCGAAAAAGTATGGTCTGCAAAGAATGAATAAAGAAATTTTAGAAAGATGCACTGATAATTTCGATATAGTGTTTATCGGAAAAGGTGAACTGATTTTACCAGATACTTTAAGAGAAATTAAAAGAAAACGATTAGTTACTTCTCTGTGGTTTGGTGATATATGTGTTAATCCTCCTGAATTTTTAAAATACTTATTACCATACGTAGATTTTTTCTTTATGACTTCGAAAGGTAGAATGTTGCGAAAATATTATTCTATTTGTAGACCAAAGGTTGGATCTTATATTATCAACCCAGTAGATCCAGACTTAGCGTATAAATATAATTTAAAAGTCACAAAAGATCTTGATATTATTTTTACTGGGAATTTTTACAAGCAAATATCATCTGAAAGAAGAGAAGTTATTTATTATCTTCTGAATAGAAAAGATGTAAGTTTTTTCGGAACACTTGAAAAACTCTTACTCTGGGATAAAAGGTTTTTAATGTTTTTGAAAAAAAAATATTTGGAACGAAGGTTTCATCCTTGTGTAAGAGGAACCGAATACATTAATATAATAAAAAGGGCAAAAATTGGTGTTGGAGCAAATAATTTCTTTAATGTAGAAGGTTACTTTAGCGATAGATTAATGCATTATGGTACATTTGGAACATTTTTTATTAGCAATTATTTTCCAGGTATAGAGCATTTATTTGAAATAGGAAGAGATATTGTTGTATATAGGAACATAGATGAACTTGATAAATTTATTAACTATTACTTGCATAATGACGAAGAAAGAGAAACAATAGCAAATAATTTAAAAAGCAAATTATTAGAGGAATACAACAATACAAAGATATGCAAGTTGATATTAGAGATAATTCAAAATGGAAAGAGTGATTTGTATGAATGGATTGAAATAGTAAAATAG
- a CDS encoding DUF6625 family protein — protein sequence MQFNKIPQFHDEFIADIDPEKRKLTLTIKERNYRYQFFVYDRRKIYQYFIERSEVKKREFAYIHLQKRDYKPHKLPKNCERFVIKEDEFIEFDDDKINEYLNYRYSLKDIVYPWQKKMRQLKKRIRNWWA from the coding sequence TTGCAGTTCAATAAAATTCCACAATTTCATGATGAATTTATTGCTGACATTGATCCAGAAAAAAGAAAATTGACATTAACAATCAAAGAAAGAAATTATCGCTATCAGTTTTTCGTATATGATAGGAGAAAAATATATCAATATTTTATTGAGCGATCAGAAGTCAAAAAGAGAGAATTTGCGTATATTCATCTTCAGAAAAGAGATTATAAGCCACATAAATTACCCAAGAATTGTGAAAGATTTGTTATAAAGGAGGACGAGTTTATTGAATTTGATGATGATAAAATAAATGAATATCTTAATTACCGATATAGTCTTAAAGACATAGTTTATCCATGGCAAAAGAAAATGCGACAGCTTAAAAAAAGAATAAGGAATTGGTGGGCTTAA
- a CDS encoding DUF6625 family protein, whose product MKIGMIIPYYGKFPSYFDLVLKSMSNQQNFYFIFFTDRKIEDVYKLPPNVIYYYLSFDELVKFVKSKFRDLKIQLRYPYKLCDFKPAYGYIFNEFLKEYDWWGYCDIDVIFGDLNKFITVEILNEYTKVLCRGHLTIYRNIEEVNNYFRLYHPSMSYKDVFSDKKQ is encoded by the coding sequence TTGAAAATAGGAATGATTATACCTTATTATGGCAAATTTCCAAGCTATTTTGATTTAGTTCTTAAGTCTATGAGTAACCAACAAAACTTTTATTTCATTTTTTTTACTGATAGAAAAATTGAAGATGTTTACAAATTGCCTCCAAATGTAATTTATTACTATTTATCATTCGATGAATTAGTAAAGTTTGTTAAAAGTAAATTTAGAGATTTAAAAATACAGTTGAGATATCCATACAAGTTATGTGATTTTAAACCAGCTTATGGATATATCTTTAATGAGTTTTTAAAGGAGTACGATTGGTGGGGATATTGCGACATTGATGTTATTTTTGGTGATTTAAATAAATTTATAACAGTAGAGATTCTTAACGAATATACTAAAGTGCTATGTAGAGGGCATTTAACAATTTATAGAAACATAGAAGAAGTTAACAACTATTTTCGATTGTATCATCCCTCAATGTCATACAAAGATGTCTTCTCTGATAAAAAACAATAG